The following is a genomic window from Neodiprion pinetum isolate iyNeoPine1 chromosome 3, iyNeoPine1.2, whole genome shotgun sequence.
TATAAGTATGTATAGGCAATTGAAATTGAACTATTATCTCCGAAAAATTGAGTTGTTCAATGAGTAGCGAGTAAAACTTtcgaattttataattcaacgCTTTTACGTCTTTAATTTCGAACGGAATGACGGAATAGAATGAAAGCAAATTTGCCCTTTTCGCTTTATTCGTCAAACAATTTACGTATTTTCATATAGAAATGCTTCCTTTTTTATGACCCTTACGTACGAAATTATGatgaaatagtaaaaatatttaatatttagaAATAATGCATATTCGCATTCATTCCGTTCCTTCAGTCAGTTTGAAACTTACCTGTGTGGAAGGAACGGAACTCCAAAACTCTACACTTGATAGTTGAGGTCCTCATTGTCGATGATGCTATAATGTGGCTGTAATACACTTGGCACATGTTTTCGGGATGAAATTCAAcatttgaaaaagtgaaaaaccaAACGCAATATGACAAAAGTACGCAAACAAAAGCGCAAGAAGAGGTTCAGAGCGAACGTGAATCGCAAACGTTTGCGAAACAAACTTCAAAAACTACCGAAAATCGATTGGTAAGCAATCCTAACCTAATCTGACTTATCCTATAAATTGGAATTATTTGATATCGCAAGTTGACtgaaattataagttttttgCACAAGATACCAATATCCTTATGAATCTTTTTCATTTCGCAATTCGTctttattctcatttttttcttatattaaaacaaaataaaaaggaaaaacgtaTGACAAGAGACATAAACACATTCTCAGATACAATTCTTTGATGCATTTGTCGataatcaatcatttttttctagcAAAGAAATTGAGAATGAGTGGGAGCGCAAGAAATCGATACGCtcaaatttaaatgaaatggGCCTAACATACGATCCTAACGAGGTTTTGCAAATTCGTTCAATAAAGCAAGATTTGATTGGAGTTATTAAGCGGGATAAAATTATCACCGAGAATAATGTTCAGGAAGTAGATGAAGAAGATTCTACGAATCaaataaatcttttcaaaCGAAAGATCCATGTTGCCAACGATCTCGAAAATGAAGCCAAGGCACCAAGGGAACGCTTATTCCGTCTGCCCAAGAATCAGGTTCAATTTATCACTTATATGATGGAAAAGTATGAAGATGATTATAAGGTAAGGACCAATCAAACCATaaggagaaaacaaaaatataggACTgacgaggttttttttttaaatccatatCTTACTTATTTGTTTTGAACTCCGATCTCATCAAAAAAAGTTGCCGGGATTCTTTTTACATTCAaaatgtatatgtaatattaaCATTTTGTCGCACAATCGAGAAATTTTCCAGAAACCTCAGTTTgcaaaatgtaaaatgaaaaccACTTTATGCATCTAATTATTCCTGAGGTTATTTAACGGTACTGATATGTAATGCTGCAGAATAttgacgctacgaaaatttgcaagaaataattgtaatagcAGTTGGATCTCTTAAACTACTCTTCTGAATTCACccttttttctattccagGCTATGGCTAGGGATAAAAAGAATTATTACCAATTGACTTGGTGCCAAATCCGAGGTAAAATAGACAAATTCAAAAGTATACCAGAGCAGTATGCAGAATACCTTTTGAAGACTGGTGAAATTGTACTCGATGATCCAACGCCGCTTGAAGAAACCAAGAAAAGGATCGGTGAAGAGAAtgcaatgaaatattctgTTCCGAATAACCaaaaagttgcaaaaaaaagaaaatcactgTGGGAAGTTGAGTCCATTGGAGATGACGATGAGACTGATGAATTCCATATtggcaataaaaatttgagtgATGATACAAACAATGCCAATAGTATTCACAGCAAgaatggattgaaaaaattgaaactattCTCTGACGATGAGAGTGATGCTGAACATGCACCtgttgaaacaaataaaaaaaacatctgcTAAGCTGAAGAATGCAAATCGAAATAGAAAACAACtggattcgaatgaaaaaaatataccgatAGACCATAAGCTTAATTCTAATTCGCGGAATTACTGTAACTTAGTTGAAGAAAATCAAACTGAAGATTCGGCTATTAAGCGTCGAAAGAGTAACTTGGTGCTACAAAAATGCGACTCTAGTGACAGCGACAATGATGATGAAGAAGCATCACTAGATGGAGATAACCCAGCTGATGGATTTGTTAATCTGAGCGATATGGGCGAGGAAGAACTTTCGGAAGATGATATATTAGATGATGGTGAATTCCTAACAGACAGCAATGATGAGAGTGATTAAAATAGTACCCTCTTTTTGTATTGTACAAAATTCATATCTTTTCTGACCAAGTATTgctgtaaatataataataaaaattctgttataaaaatctaaaattctTTGATAAATGCAGCATCTAGATTTGATCTATTGTGCAAAATATATGGGCATCATCCTGTTGGAATCTTCGAACTCTAATCAGGCCAGTAAGCGCCCCTGACAATTCATTTCTGTGCAGGACTCCAAAGTCTGCCATCCTGAGGGGTAGCTCTCTCCAGGATCTTGTGCGCTGGTCGAACATTAGACAGTGCCCAGGGCAGTTCATTGGTTTCAGAGCATATACCtctttttcaacttcaaaAGAAAACATGTTTTCCGCATAGTGGGCCCAGTGACCCGAAGTTTGCCATAATTTACTGTTGTATATGTTTGGGGTAACGACTTCCTGGAAACCACGCTTTCTGTACTCTGTGCGGATGAAATCTATCAGAGTGTTATACAGATGGGCACCTCTAGGCTGGAAAAAGCATGATCCAGGAGAAAGctcgtggaagaaaaatagcTCCTGTTCTCTACCGAGCTTTCTATGATCCCGCTTGGCTGCTTCCTCCTGAAACTTTTCCCACTCCTTGAGCTGTTTTGTATCAGGAAAACTGATGCCGTAGACCCTCTGCAGCGTCTCTGCTTCGGCATTGCCCTCCCAGTAGGTAGAAGAGTTCTTGGTCACCTTGATTGCCTTAACTTTACCAGTATGCCGTACGTGAGGCCCTCTGCAGAGATCAATCAGGGAACCGCAACGGTACACAGTTGTTGTTGGAGTGTTCACTTTTTCATTAAGAATGCGAACCTTGAACTCATTGTATTTAAACATTTCCAGCAGGTCCTCCTTCTTCATCTCGAGTCTCTCAAAGGTCTGTTTTTCCTTGACTATACCCTTTATTAGGCTTTCAAGCTGGGGAAAATCCTGATTTGATATTCCTTTATCACCTAGATACATGTCATAGTAAAATCCATTCTCAATGGGCGGTCCGTAACATAGGCAACCTGCGTACGCCCGCTCCATGGCTTCGCCCAAGACGTGTGCGGAGGAATGCCAAAAGACCGCCTGACCCTCAGGATCATCGAATTTGATTAGCTGCAGCTTGCAGTCTGCTTCCAAAGGGCGATCCAGATCCCACAGTTCCCCGTTCACCGTTGCTATTACAGTGTTATCAGCCAATCCGGGGCTTATTCCCTTGGCAATGTCATAAGGACTGCTTTGCCAAGCCTGAGCATCAACCTGCTTTCCATCAGGTAATGTCACCTTAATATCAAAGGTCGATTTTGCAGCTAATTCAGCGTCGTATTCAGCTTTTAGCTTGTCAAATAATACTTGCCGCTCCTGGGTGGGAGAAAAATTGTGTCAATTTTGCAGCAAGTTCAGTGAACGACAGAAGTATTACCTGAATGTAAGATGGCCATGGTCTCTTTTCAGAAATGCCTTGCTGTTCCTGCGGaggctttttgtttttcggtgGTTTCATTTTTGGCTGAATGAACAACAATGCGTATTACAAtctaattttgttttattgtttatacTGGCAGAGCCATCAAGTATAATGACTGATTGATATACATTGACGAGATCAGAGACACATATGCGTACGGAATTTAAGGTTACGTTAGCCTATCGATCTTCTTCTGTGGTACAAGTAATTGATGCTGCGTCAGAAACGGAAAAATCAGTGTTTCAACGTCTGAATTCTAATGTTTAGTATTCTCAATATGGAGTCAGGGCTGCTTTTCGGTTTATGTTAAACGAACTCGAGAGATTAAAAAAAGATCAAATAGAAAAACTACATTCACAGAAGTGTAAGAACGAATATGTCATAACCAACCGAAGCATATGTCCGCACCGTGCCGTGGTATAATGCAAGTAAAATGTAAAACATAAGAAACCAGCATTAACAATAGGAATTAATGTATAAGTATGTATAGGCAATTGAAATTGAACTATTATCTCCGAAAAATTGAGTTGTTCAATGAGTAGCGAGTAAAACTTtcgaattttataattcaacgCTTTTACGTCTTTA
Proteins encoded in this region:
- the LOC124214165 gene encoding nucleolar protein 16-like, whose product is MTKVRKQKRKKRFRANVNRKRLRNKLQKLPKIDCKEIENEWERKKSIRSNLNEMGLTYDPNEVLQIRSIKQDLIGVIKRDKIITENNVQEVDEEDSTNQINLFKRKIHVANDLENEAKAPRERLFRLPKNQVQFITYMMEKYEDDYKAMARDKKNYYQLTWCQIRGKIDKFKSIPEQYAEYLLKTGEIVLDDPTPLEETKKRIGEENAMKYSVPNNQKVAKKRKSLWEVESIGDDDETDEFHIGNKNLSDDTNNANSIHSKNGLKKLKLFSDDESDAEHAPVETNKKNIC
- the LOC124214161 gene encoding threonine--tRNA ligase 1, cytoplasmic-like isoform X1 yields the protein MFYILLALYHGTVRTYASPKMKPPKNKKPPQEQQGISEKRPWPSYIQERQVLFDKLKAEYDAELAAKSTFDIKVTLPDGKQVDAQAWQSSPYDIAKGISPGLADNTVIATVNGELWDLDRPLEADCKLQLIKFDDPEGQAVFWHSSAHVLGEAMERAYAGCLCYGPPIENGFYYDMYLGDKGISNQDFPQLESLIKGIVKEKQTFERLEMKKEDLLEMFKYNEFKVRILNEKVNTPTTTVYRCGSLIDLCRGPHVRHTGKVKAIKVTKNSSTYWEGNAEAETLQRVYGISFPDTKQLKEWEKFQEEAAKRDHRKLGREQELFFFHELSPGSCFFQPRGAHLYNTLIDFIRTEYRKRGFQEVVTPNIYNSKLWQTSGHWAHYAENMFSFEVEKEVYALKPMNCPGHCLMFDQRTRSWRELPLRMADFGVLHRNELSGALTGLIRVRRFQQDDAHIFCTIDQI
- the LOC124214161 gene encoding threonine--tRNA ligase 1, cytoplasmic-like isoform X2, producing the protein MKPPKNKKPPQEQQGISEKRPWPSYIQERQVLFDKLKAEYDAELAAKSTFDIKVTLPDGKQVDAQAWQSSPYDIAKGISPGLADNTVIATVNGELWDLDRPLEADCKLQLIKFDDPEGQAVFWHSSAHVLGEAMERAYAGCLCYGPPIENGFYYDMYLGDKGISNQDFPQLESLIKGIVKEKQTFERLEMKKEDLLEMFKYNEFKVRILNEKVNTPTTTVYRCGSLIDLCRGPHVRHTGKVKAIKVTKNSSTYWEGNAEAETLQRVYGISFPDTKQLKEWEKFQEEAAKRDHRKLGREQELFFFHELSPGSCFFQPRGAHLYNTLIDFIRTEYRKRGFQEVVTPNIYNSKLWQTSGHWAHYAENMFSFEVEKEVYALKPMNCPGHCLMFDQRTRSWRELPLRMADFGVLHRNELSGALTGLIRVRRFQQDDAHIFCTIDQI